One genomic window of Glycine soja cultivar W05 chromosome 9, ASM419377v2, whole genome shotgun sequence includes the following:
- the LOC114368432 gene encoding uncharacterized protein LOC114368432, with protein MVGRYQSNPGLDHWKAANKVLRYLQGTKDHMFTYRRSSHLEVIEYIDSDFAGCIDTRKSTFGYVCLLAGGVISWKGAKQSVIVASTMEAEFVACVEATVQVIG; from the coding sequence ATGGTTGGTAGATACCAAAGTAATCCAGGATTGGATCATTGGAAAGCTGCAAATAAAGTCTTAAGATACTTGCAAGGGACAAAGGATCACATGTTTACTTATAGGAGATCTAGTCATCTTGAGGTGATTGAATATATAGATTCAGATTTTGCTGGTTGTATAGATACAAGAAAGTCTACATTTGGTTATGTGTGTCTTTTAGCTGGAGGAGTGATTTCATGGAAAGGTGCAAAGCAGTCAGTCATTGTTGCATCCACCATGGAAGCTGAATTTGTGGCATGCGTTGAGGCTACAGTTCAGGTAATTGGTTGA